Proteins from a single region of Barnesiella propionica:
- a CDS encoding putative Ig domain-containing protein, whose amino-acid sequence MKKTTHKVKCLPSLIMASVMAMTSVLSYGQLLNWRTMKTDKGAVSEQKALTISPSGELFYGINAKGQYLLKEDGSYDEVLNTQTDGRAGILIKINADGSFAWGNYASSSGEPTSTKNTQITSVTYGPDGYVYAVGGVTTNVGSEHAVTLFGKDAVSKGFMDYYLAKIDPQTGNAVWATTLGTAKDWDMFNGVSADRDGNVYVFQEAFDNANKFTLELADGTSLSLGVNGNWGTDALVIKFNAEGKPVWAKNFGSIFKDKGNSIIADNEGNVYLTGVLNSGGADLTNESEKRREVVFGNNTYYMTPEATTDAFLLKLSGNDGSVLWSKLLDGTGSQEGRKLALLSNNGIALMGVDQGQFFVSAYSSTGEQLWQKMPQCNGSYEYKSMSSDNSGNIFICGFYKAPITIEGITLPLEEGNEANGFIAKFTPEGNCSEIDYSKGMGYEGINHIAVNGSYIGICGDRYRDMIFPFADEISGFSARNVNGANHDFICAAYKDQPSIPGPSSFTAKRLVSFSYQIYPVFMAAPANYTFEIINGVLPNGWTLDSSNGIISGRASNTGSGTFTVQVRNTTDNVTLEKEYSYTIEAKPCEILEITPDAISDEMFTGYFSQKFTLENSDGIVTWSGDNLPKGLSIDPATGVLSGTLQQTGSITFSLTATEESGCSKIQDYTINVSEFNYQAGPHVSWITPIYGSGFDHSKSSAIDKEGNIYFSTTYGDITFNESASFPYSSNPDALVAKYNGSNGTFMWGRRIGGAEVSGRNEQGQAVATDPTTGDIVFTGIVTPDALVGDLTSSEPIPTNGGRDMFLVRFNPQGNILWHKSIGSTADWEAGINTIFDKKGNIYALGYKAAGPINIELGDGTTEVIGDNRLMLIKFNGEGKAIWSKGFGSSGGSQESYGLVVDEANNVYISGVVNGGTLDFGNGKSVDAKTDVSFIAKYNENGVCQWVSQIGSAKSVLPGRGHGLEIDSQGNLYYATFSSGTIEIPNVGTLTLAGTNAVVYKFNPNGECISYIQLPASSGSGATSVHVDKNDNLYVVGYYKSDIILKGSVKLPLPPNAAISSFVAKYNKEGDLIWAMPAGNNISSGQSLTGIALSIDNQTDDLILSGPFSGKLYPQGYSGTQSFIDGGAFFVARYSQSAGIFAVLPEGKLNEDYTGHVEIQGIASPLLLKFSITGGALPAGLTMDDSGKITGKPTAVGKSTFTVKGTDGITTLEKEYSISIIGSDCDISIENIYLDDAENGVPYTGYVYVLSATGNVTWSFEDPSQVPYGLSIATLDSETGVISGTPNSPAKEYEFTVVAEDEAGCIATAKAYLNLTGTFAVKSISTGKISVYPNPVTDNKIFIDAQGLVSGTYRIDIIDMKGITVYTANTEIISSENKSISVDNLPAGLYTLLINGNNSQSSVRIIKR is encoded by the coding sequence ATGAAAAAGACAACTCACAAAGTTAAATGCTTACCATCGCTTATTATGGCATCGGTGATGGCCATGACAAGCGTTCTTAGCTACGGGCAACTGCTCAACTGGCGTACCATGAAAACCGATAAAGGGGCTGTTAGCGAACAAAAGGCTTTAACCATATCTCCTTCCGGGGAATTATTTTACGGGATCAACGCCAAAGGCCAATATCTCCTAAAAGAAGATGGAAGCTACGATGAAGTATTAAACACACAGACCGACGGAAGAGCCGGAATATTGATAAAGATCAATGCCGACGGTAGTTTCGCCTGGGGTAATTATGCCAGCAGTTCGGGAGAACCGACCAGCACAAAAAATACACAAATCACAAGTGTTACTTACGGCCCGGACGGATATGTATACGCAGTTGGCGGTGTAACAACGAATGTAGGTTCAGAACACGCCGTTACCTTATTCGGAAAAGATGCGGTAAGCAAAGGCTTTATGGACTATTATCTGGCAAAGATCGACCCTCAAACGGGAAATGCGGTTTGGGCCACGACTTTAGGTACAGCAAAAGACTGGGATATGTTCAATGGAGTCTCGGCAGATAGAGACGGGAATGTATATGTTTTCCAGGAAGCATTTGATAATGCCAATAAATTTACCCTGGAGCTGGCAGATGGTACTTCCCTCAGCCTCGGAGTCAATGGAAACTGGGGAACCGACGCCCTGGTTATTAAGTTCAACGCAGAAGGAAAACCTGTATGGGCAAAAAATTTCGGTTCCATATTTAAAGATAAAGGAAACTCCATCATTGCAGATAATGAAGGTAATGTTTATCTGACAGGAGTATTGAACAGCGGCGGAGCAGATTTGACAAATGAATCGGAAAAAAGAAGAGAGGTAGTTTTCGGCAACAATACCTATTATATGACCCCTGAAGCGACAACCGATGCATTCCTGTTAAAATTATCCGGCAATGACGGTTCTGTACTATGGTCCAAATTACTGGATGGAACAGGTTCTCAAGAAGGAAGAAAATTGGCTCTCCTGAGCAACAACGGTATTGCATTAATGGGTGTAGACCAAGGACAATTCTTTGTTTCGGCCTATAGCAGCACAGGTGAACAATTATGGCAAAAAATGCCCCAATGTAACGGTAGCTATGAATATAAAAGCATGTCCTCCGATAATTCAGGCAATATCTTCATCTGCGGATTCTATAAAGCACCTATAACTATCGAAGGAATTACACTGCCTTTAGAAGAAGGGAACGAAGCCAACGGATTTATCGCCAAATTTACGCCTGAAGGTAATTGTTCTGAAATAGACTATTCAAAAGGCATGGGGTATGAAGGCATTAATCACATTGCCGTTAACGGTTCTTATATAGGCATATGCGGTGACAGATATCGAGATATGATATTTCCTTTCGCCGATGAAATTTCAGGATTTTCTGCCCGTAACGTAAATGGGGCAAATCACGATTTCATCTGTGCTGCTTATAAGGATCAACCCTCTATACCCGGGCCTTCATCTTTTACCGCAAAACGCCTGGTTTCTTTCTCATACCAGATTTACCCCGTATTTATGGCGGCTCCAGCCAACTATACTTTCGAGATAATCAACGGAGTTCTACCTAACGGATGGACACTTGACTCGAGCAATGGTATTATTTCGGGACGGGCATCAAATACAGGTTCGGGAACTTTTACAGTTCAAGTCAGAAATACAACGGACAATGTAACACTGGAAAAAGAATATAGCTATACGATAGAAGCTAAACCTTGTGAAATATTAGAAATTACACCGGATGCTATCAGTGATGAAATGTTCACCGGATATTTCTCTCAAAAATTCACGTTGGAAAACAGCGACGGTATCGTAACATGGAGCGGAGATAATTTGCCTAAAGGATTATCTATCGATCCGGCTACCGGGGTACTGAGCGGCACATTACAACAAACCGGCTCTATTACATTCTCCCTGACAGCTACCGAAGAAAGCGGATGTTCAAAAATTCAGGATTATACTATAAACGTATCGGAATTCAATTACCAGGCCGGACCTCATGTTTCCTGGATAACTCCGATCTATGGTTCGGGATTCGACCATAGCAAATCAAGTGCAATAGACAAAGAAGGAAACATTTATTTTTCAACTACTTACGGAGACATAACATTTAATGAATCCGCTTCGTTCCCTTACTCTTCCAATCCAGACGCTTTAGTAGCAAAATACAACGGAAGTAACGGAACTTTCATGTGGGGACGCCGGATAGGCGGAGCAGAGGTTTCGGGCCGCAATGAACAAGGACAGGCCGTTGCCACAGACCCTACGACCGGAGACATCGTATTTACCGGTATAGTAACTCCCGATGCATTAGTTGGCGATCTGACCAGTTCTGAACCGATTCCTACCAATGGCGGCCGGGATATGTTCTTGGTTCGATTCAATCCGCAGGGGAACATCCTTTGGCATAAATCAATAGGCTCTACAGCCGACTGGGAAGCTGGTATCAACACCATATTCGACAAAAAAGGCAATATTTATGCTTTAGGATACAAAGCTGCCGGTCCAATAAACATTGAATTAGGAGACGGAACAACCGAAGTTATCGGAGACAATCGTCTGATGCTTATAAAATTTAACGGAGAAGGTAAAGCAATATGGTCCAAAGGTTTCGGTTCATCAGGCGGAAGTCAGGAATCATACGGGCTCGTTGTCGATGAAGCCAACAACGTCTATATTTCAGGTGTAGTGAACGGCGGAACATTAGATTTCGGTAACGGAAAATCTGTCGATGCTAAAACCGACGTTTCCTTTATTGCCAAATACAATGAAAACGGAGTTTGTCAATGGGTAAGCCAGATAGGTAGTGCCAAAAGTGTGCTCCCCGGAAGAGGCCACGGTCTCGAAATAGATTCACAGGGCAATTTATATTACGCAACATTCAGCAGCGGAACCATAGAAATTCCTAATGTAGGAACACTCACTTTAGCCGGAACGAATGCCGTCGTTTATAAATTCAATCCGAACGGAGAATGTATTTCTTATATTCAATTACCAGCGTCCTCAGGCTCCGGAGCGACCTCCGTACATGTCGACAAAAATGACAATCTGTATGTCGTAGGATATTACAAGAGCGACATTATTTTGAAAGGAAGTGTCAAATTGCCCTTACCTCCGAATGCAGCAATCAGTTCGTTCGTAGCAAAATATAACAAAGAAGGCGATCTCATCTGGGCCATGCCGGCAGGAAACAACATCAGTTCAGGACAATCGCTTACCGGTATCGCATTAAGCATCGACAATCAAACAGACGATCTCATTCTTTCAGGCCCGTTCTCCGGTAAATTATATCCGCAGGGATATTCGGGAACCCAATCATTCATCGACGGCGGTGCATTTTTCGTAGCCCGTTATTCTCAATCAGCCGGAATATTTGCCGTATTGCCCGAAGGTAAACTGAATGAAGATTATACAGGTCATGTCGAAATACAAGGTATTGCCAGTCCTTTATTATTAAAATTCAGTATTACGGGCGGTGCTCTCCCCGCAGGATTAACAATGGACGACTCCGGAAAAATCACCGGTAAACCCACCGCAGTAGGAAAAAGCACATTTACCGTTAAAGGAACAGATGGTATAACTACTCTCGAAAAAGAATACTCTATTTCTATCATAGGTTCCGATTGCGATATAAGTATAGAAAATATCTACCTGGACGATGCTGAAAATGGCGTTCCATATACCGGATATGTATATGTATTATCCGCCACGGGTAATGTAACCTGGTCATTCGAAGACCCCTCACAAGTACCGTACGGACTCTCCATTGCAACGCTTGATTCCGAAACAGGAGTAATTTCCGGAACACCGAATTCGCCGGCCAAAGAATATGAATTTACTGTTGTCGCAGAAGATGAAGCAGGTTGTATAGCAACAGCTAAAGCATATCTTAACCTTACCGGCACTTTTGCAGTCAAAAGTATTTCTACCGGAAAGATATCAGTATATCCCAATCCTGTAACTGATAACAAAATCTTCATCGATGCCCAAGGTCTCGTATCCGGAACTTACCGTATCGATATCATCGATATGAAAGGGATTACAGTATATACCGCAAATACAGAGATTATCTCTTCCGAAAACAAAAGCATTTCGGTCGACAATCTCCCTGCCGGTCTATACACACTACTGATCAACGGGAATAATTCCCAAAGCTCGGTAAGAATAATCAAACGATAA
- a CDS encoding RagB/SusD family nutrient uptake outer membrane protein, whose translation MKLIYKIITMLFCSGFLLTGCNYLDVEPEKKGSLEEAFSTVTNARNFLYACYSYMPHYSYLNDAPELIGASDELCLTSQWATTWHFGKVPNIGGQTAADPLFNYWSHFKSETQPDRCIAYNLYGAIRQCYTFLNRIKSVPQISDDNVNMWSAEAKFLIAYYHYCLLRLYGPIVIIEEETPFEGPEEVMYPKRQPYDKCVEWIANLLDEVAFILPPRQASSEFGKPTSVAAKGIKARMLLYAASPLFNGNAEYYSNFTNKDGESLMDLEYKKSKWLAALTATEEAINLAHDNGYSLFECPKIPQGATDKEKAYLTARYMIVMQPSEGNTDVIWTYTGSATSLQQFNTAKGISTGSTTVPYGGISPSFQMVETYYTKNGLPIDKDPEYNYSRRYGSAVDPETGETTARLNLDREPRFYGQIAYDRSKFESDGIDGTSSAKPLRLYMRMGEVNPVTGLSNGNDPLKDNIAPNGYILKKLYHPSTSFKDNKVAQKNYGMPLLRLTELYLNYAEAYYEYYEKLDGIALFYFNEIRRRANIPDVDDAWQGIEGKDYREIIRQERTIELIGEGHRFFDARRWKTAHLTFSKVQKRWNCFASGFSSSNVQPAADYLTVRNSNEPPKAFEVPKHYLYPIDSRDVDTNPNMVQNPGW comes from the coding sequence ATGAAATTGATATATAAAATCATAACCATGCTTTTTTGTTCCGGTTTTTTATTAACCGGATGCAATTATCTGGATGTGGAACCCGAAAAGAAAGGTTCGTTGGAAGAAGCATTTTCTACCGTCACCAACGCCCGCAACTTTCTTTACGCTTGTTATTCTTACATGCCGCATTATTCATATTTGAACGATGCACCCGAATTGATCGGCGCAAGTGACGAACTCTGTCTCACTTCCCAATGGGCCACCACCTGGCACTTTGGAAAAGTACCTAATATAGGAGGACAAACGGCTGCCGATCCGCTGTTTAATTACTGGTCTCACTTTAAAAGTGAAACCCAGCCCGATCGTTGTATTGCATATAATTTATATGGTGCAATACGCCAATGTTATACTTTTTTAAACCGCATAAAAAGTGTTCCGCAGATATCGGATGACAATGTGAACATGTGGAGTGCAGAGGCTAAGTTCCTTATCGCCTACTACCATTATTGTTTGTTACGCCTATACGGACCTATCGTTATAATCGAAGAAGAAACTCCATTTGAAGGTCCGGAAGAAGTAATGTATCCCAAACGCCAGCCTTACGACAAATGTGTAGAATGGATAGCTAATCTGTTGGACGAAGTTGCATTTATATTGCCCCCCAGACAAGCATCCAGTGAATTCGGGAAACCGACCAGTGTTGCTGCAAAAGGTATAAAAGCGCGTATGCTATTATATGCAGCCAGCCCTTTATTTAACGGTAATGCCGAATATTACAGCAATTTCACCAACAAGGACGGAGAATCGTTGATGGATTTGGAGTATAAAAAATCGAAATGGCTGGCCGCTTTAACTGCTACAGAAGAAGCTATTAATTTAGCCCACGATAATGGTTACAGTTTATTTGAATGTCCTAAAATACCACAGGGAGCTACCGATAAAGAAAAAGCATATTTAACAGCCCGGTATATGATTGTGATGCAACCCAGTGAGGGAAATACAGATGTTATCTGGACTTACACCGGAAGTGCAACATCTCTACAACAATTCAATACGGCGAAAGGTATCTCTACCGGATCTACAACCGTCCCTTACGGTGGCATATCGCCTTCGTTCCAAATGGTAGAAACCTATTATACCAAGAACGGATTACCCATTGACAAAGATCCGGAATATAACTATTCACGTCGATACGGTTCCGCCGTAGATCCTGAAACAGGAGAAACGACCGCACGATTGAACCTGGACAGGGAACCTCGTTTCTATGGACAAATTGCATACGACCGTTCCAAATTCGAATCCGATGGAATCGACGGCACGTCATCTGCCAAACCATTGAGACTGTACATGCGTATGGGTGAAGTAAATCCGGTCACCGGACTATCTAACGGTAACGATCCATTGAAAGACAACATAGCTCCGAATGGTTATATATTAAAGAAGCTATACCACCCTTCTACGAGTTTCAAAGATAATAAGGTAGCTCAAAAGAACTATGGTATGCCTCTTTTAAGATTAACTGAACTTTACTTGAACTATGCTGAAGCTTATTACGAATATTATGAAAAACTGGATGGAATAGCCTTATTCTACTTCAATGAGATAAGACGCCGGGCCAATATTCCCGATGTAGACGATGCATGGCAAGGGATCGAAGGAAAAGACTACAGAGAAATTATTCGCCAGGAAAGAACTATCGAACTGATAGGAGAAGGACACCGTTTCTTCGATGCACGCCGCTGGAAAACAGCCCACCTCACTTTCTCTAAAGTACAGAAGCGCTGGAACTGCTTCGCTTCCGGTTTCTCATCCAGCAATGTGCAACCGGCCGCAGACTACCTCACGGTCAGGAATAGCAACGAACCACCAAAAGCCTTTGAAGTGCCTAAACACTATTTATATCCCATCGACTCCAGAGACGTAGATACGAATCCAAACATGGTACAAAATCCTGGCTGGTAA
- a CDS encoding beta-N-acetylhexosaminidase, whose protein sequence is MKARLYNILIFFILITFAPSCQVQLSEEKLSERYPIIPKPVQVTYQKGDFIFSGNIAVKVRTIKPDYKKAADFLIDYTNRTGAVTLVYAPEDAKGKSIVFDTDQNIKPEGYSLNISPEQITILSSDEAGAFYAVQTLRQLLPVECEKKIYNKNIHMKVPAGIIKDEPRFTHRGFMIDAGRYFFPADYVKKQIDIMALNKLNRLQLHLTDDQGWRIEIKSHPELTKIGAWRKETLIGHKNIKPHHYDGKPHGGFYTQEELKEIVKYASDRFIEVIPEIEMPGHAQAVLATYPQLACKPDKYEVSCIWGVHKNVLCTKEATFRFLEDVLTEVFAIFPSNYIHIGGDECPKDRWKECPTCQNNIKKLGLKDEHELQSYFISRMEKFINSHGKKIIGWDEILEGGLAPNATVMSWRGEAGGVKAAEMEHPVIMTPRNICYLDYYQSQDKENEPLAIGGYVPLDSVYLYNPVAAIKNEYQKYVMGVQGNLWTEYISTSEHAEYMTYPRLIALAEVNWTPIDHKDYNDFLKRLSKQIKRLDELDVNYAKHFISSTK, encoded by the coding sequence ATGAAAGCAAGATTGTATAATATACTCATTTTCTTTATTCTCATAACTTTCGCTCCATCTTGTCAGGTACAGTTATCGGAAGAGAAACTATCAGAACGGTATCCTATCATCCCTAAACCGGTTCAGGTAACTTACCAAAAGGGGGATTTTATTTTCTCTGGAAACATTGCTGTAAAAGTAAGAACGATAAAACCCGATTATAAAAAAGCGGCGGATTTTTTAATTGATTATACTAATCGTACGGGAGCCGTAACTTTAGTATACGCTCCGGAAGACGCTAAAGGAAAAAGTATCGTTTTCGACACAGACCAGAACATAAAACCCGAAGGTTATTCTTTGAATATTTCCCCGGAGCAGATAACCATCTTATCTTCCGATGAAGCAGGAGCTTTTTATGCTGTTCAGACATTAAGACAATTGCTGCCCGTCGAATGTGAAAAGAAAATCTACAATAAAAACATACACATGAAAGTTCCGGCTGGAATAATCAAAGACGAACCGAGATTTACCCACAGAGGTTTCATGATCGATGCCGGAAGATATTTCTTTCCCGCAGATTATGTAAAAAAACAAATAGACATTATGGCTCTGAACAAGCTGAATCGCCTTCAACTGCACTTGACCGATGACCAAGGCTGGCGCATCGAGATCAAATCGCATCCTGAACTGACAAAAATAGGAGCTTGGAGGAAAGAGACTCTTATCGGCCATAAAAATATAAAACCGCACCATTACGACGGCAAACCTCACGGAGGGTTCTATACACAAGAAGAACTAAAGGAGATAGTAAAATATGCCTCGGATCGCTTTATAGAAGTCATACCTGAAATTGAAATGCCGGGACATGCCCAAGCGGTACTGGCTACTTACCCTCAACTAGCCTGCAAACCCGATAAATATGAGGTATCATGCATATGGGGGGTCCACAAAAATGTGCTTTGTACCAAAGAAGCTACCTTCAGATTTCTGGAAGATGTGCTGACCGAAGTATTTGCCATATTTCCCAGCAACTATATCCATATCGGCGGAGATGAATGTCCCAAAGATCGCTGGAAAGAATGCCCTACCTGTCAAAACAATATAAAAAAGTTAGGGCTTAAAGACGAACATGAGCTGCAGAGTTATTTCATATCCCGCATGGAAAAATTCATAAACTCTCATGGAAAAAAAATAATAGGCTGGGACGAGATCCTGGAAGGCGGATTGGCACCCAATGCAACAGTAATGTCATGGAGAGGGGAAGCCGGAGGAGTTAAAGCAGCAGAAATGGAACATCCCGTCATCATGACCCCCAGAAACATCTGTTATTTGGATTATTATCAGTCTCAGGATAAAGAGAATGAGCCTTTAGCGATAGGCGGATATGTTCCTTTGGACTCGGTATATCTTTATAATCCTGTTGCTGCCATCAAAAACGAATATCAAAAATATGTTATGGGCGTACAAGGTAATTTATGGACCGAATATATTTCCACATCGGAACATGCAGAATATATGACTTATCCCCGTCTCATTGCGCTGGCCGAAGTAAACTGGACCCCGATAGACCATAAAGACTACAACGACTTTCTAAAACGTCTTTCCAAACAGATAAAAAGGCTGGATGAACTGGACGTAAATTATGCAAAACACTTTATTTCTTCAACTAAATAA
- a CDS encoding purple acid phosphatase family protein, giving the protein MNKYIILSLLIVFPFLAQSGNFKITHGPYLQHVSENEITIKWTTNKPCKSWVEYAPQKQGSFYKTVPQRAYSSHNGLIDVDTVHSIHIRGLEPGTKYLYRVLSQEIEDFRPYRPKLGEIISTDIYKKPLTFSTLDPAENEIRMLMINDIHGNNALLSKLLSIGNIKKQNLIVFCGDMCNYVGSQKDIFNGFLDCSINEFASQQPFIYARGNHEIRGAYARNFPQYLANETGKFYYSFIRGDIFFIVLDGGEDKPDSDIEYSGLVDFDNYMKEQAEWLREEVNSEKYRNSRYHIVISHIPFTQNGWAGEIRLRKMLNPILENAGIDLMLSGHYHSFSFWEKGKATNYPIIINSSKSVLNLVSNGQSLQVKIVDENGKTLMNQQIIKP; this is encoded by the coding sequence ATGAATAAATATATTATTCTCTCGCTCCTGATAGTTTTTCCTTTTCTGGCCCAGTCCGGAAATTTCAAAATTACCCACGGACCGTATTTACAACACGTTTCAGAAAATGAAATAACTATAAAATGGACGACTAACAAACCTTGTAAGTCCTGGGTAGAATACGCTCCGCAAAAACAGGGTAGCTTCTACAAGACCGTTCCTCAGAGAGCCTATTCATCACACAATGGCCTTATAGATGTCGATACGGTACATTCGATTCATATACGCGGACTGGAACCCGGTACTAAATATTTATACAGAGTACTCTCTCAGGAAATTGAAGATTTCCGTCCCTATCGTCCGAAATTAGGGGAAATAATATCTACCGATATCTATAAAAAACCTTTAACATTTTCCACTTTAGATCCGGCAGAAAACGAAATACGGATGCTTATGATAAACGATATACACGGCAATAATGCCCTACTGTCGAAATTATTGAGCATTGGAAATATAAAAAAACAGAACCTTATTGTTTTTTGCGGAGACATGTGCAACTATGTAGGGAGTCAAAAAGACATTTTCAATGGTTTCCTGGATTGTTCCATCAATGAGTTCGCCTCCCAGCAACCGTTCATATATGCACGTGGTAACCATGAAATAAGAGGGGCATACGCCCGTAACTTCCCCCAATACCTGGCCAACGAAACAGGGAAATTTTATTACTCTTTTATACGTGGTGATATTTTCTTTATCGTACTGGACGGCGGAGAAGACAAACCCGATTCAGACATAGAATATTCAGGCTTGGTCGATTTTGACAACTATATGAAAGAACAGGCAGAATGGTTAAGAGAAGAAGTGAATAGCGAAAAATATAGGAATAGCCGGTACCACATCGTCATTTCACATATTCCGTTCACACAAAACGGCTGGGCAGGTGAAATACGGTTACGTAAAATGCTCAATCCCATATTGGAAAATGCAGGAATCGACCTTATGCTGAGCGGCCATTACCATTCATTTTCATTCTGGGAGAAAGGAAAAGCAACCAATTATCCGATAATTATTAACTCCAGCAAATCGGTTCTTAATCTGGTAAGCAACGGACAATCCCTGCAAGTAAAAATAGTTGACGAAAACGGAAAAACACTTATGAACCAACAAATAATAAAACCATAA